Sequence from the Amycolatopsis sp. NBC_00345 genome:
GCTCATTCCCTCTCGTTACTTGTGACACAGAGTTTTCCTACTGTATCGATGACACTGTAGAAAGACTGATGGAGAGTCGCGGGGAGCAGAAAATCGCGTCATGAGCGTGCGGTGGCCGAGTCCCGGCCAGTAACGCATGCTGATGACGAGAGGGGTGGGACAGTGGTGGAGACGATCACAGCGACGTACCTGCACGACAACGAAGACTGGACGATCACCGTCAACGGCCGGGGCAAGGAGCTGTCGGCGAAGGCGCCGGGGATCATCGCTGCCCGTGACCGCGCCGACCAGCTGGTGGAACAGGTCGCCCCGGACGGACGACCCACGGTCGTGCACCTGCTCAACGGCAGCGCGCTGGAGTTCACCAGCACCTACATGACCGCCCGGCTGACCCTCCCGGAGATCGAACCGCTGCAGGTCCCGCCGGCTGGCGCTAAGTCGGCTGCTGGTGCTGGTGCTGGCGCTGGCGCTGGCGCTGCTGATGGTGCTACCGGCGCAGGTGCCGGTGCTGCTGCTGGTTCTACCGGCGCTGCCGGTGCTGGTGCTGCTGGTACTGGTGTTACCGCCGCTGGTGCCGTTGCTGCTGGTGCTACTGCTGATGCTGCGCCCGCGGGTTCTGCCGCTACGGATTCCGCATCCGCCGGTCCTACTCCGACTGGCTCTGCCCTTACCGGCCCTGCTTCTACCGGCCCTGCTTCTACCGGCTCTGCTTCTAGCAGCCCCGCTTCTCCTGGTCCTGCGCATGCCGGTCCGGCCCCCACCGGTTCCGTTTCTACCGGTTCCGCCCCGGCTTCCAGCGCCACGCCCGCCACTCCCGCACCCACCCCGACGCCCGCCACCACCACGGCCGACTCGACTCCCGCACCGTCCGGCAGCTCCGTGACCAGCAACTCTGCGGCCAACTCGATTCCCACCGACGACTCCGCACCCGCGGGCTCAACGGCCGACTCGGTCTCAGTACCCGACCAGGCCACCGCCTCCGCGCCCCCGAAGTCCCTCAAGCCGCAGCTCCCGTCGAGCAAGCAGCTCCCGAAGGAGGTCGAGGACCGCAAGCCCGAAGCACCCAGCCGTCCCGGCATCCCCGCGGTCGCCTCGGCAAAGCCGCCGGCAACCCGCGCCTGACCACCAGCCCCACAAACACCGCCCGCCCACCCCGCGCAAGGCAACCCCCGCGCAAGTCAGACCCGCGCAAGTCAGACCCCACCCTCCCTGGGGGGCGTGCCCTGCTCCAGTCTACTGGGCAGGGGTGACAGGAAGCCACGAAAAGCCTGGTCAGGGCGGTTGTTATCCACAATCGACACTGGCTGTGGACAACTGCTGAGCTGTCGTGGAGCGGTAGGGGCTCAGGGGTGGCCGAACCATTGCGGGCCCGCGGGGTTTCAGTGGAGATCGGAACTGCCGCGGGTCGGCAGGACAGGCGGCAGAGTGTCGGCGGGACGGTAGTGCCGCCACAGAACAGCAGCCTCAGGGGACGGCGGAGCTGTCGTGGGCCGGCGGAGCGGCGGAGCGGCGGACCGCAGAGCAGCCAGACACCAGCGGAGCTTCAAGTGGACCGCGGAGCCGCCACGTACCAGCGGAGTTCCAGCGGGCCGCAGAGCCGTCGTGGACCAGCGGAGTTCCAGCGAAGCCGCCACAACGAGCCGAAGTTCCAGTGGAGCCGCCACAGACGAGCAGAGTCCCAGCAAGACCGCGGAACCGCCGTCGATCAGTGGAGTTCCAGCGGGACCGCCACAGACGAGCGGCCACACCAGCAGGACCGCGGAACCGCCAGACACCAGCGAGACCGCGGCGCTGCCGCAGGGATCAGTGGAGTCTCAGCGGAACAGTTTGCGAAGCAGCAGTACGGCGATCAGCGCGCCGGCGCCGATCAGGGGGTACTTGACCTTCGGGTTGTCCAGCTTGGCGCGGACGCCGTCCTTGGCCGCGTTCGCGAGCTTCTGCGGGTTGGCCTTGGTGCCCAGCTGGTCGAGCGTCGCCACCAGGTTGGTCCTGGCCTGCTCGATCTCACGCTCGATGGTCTCGGGGTCGCGAGCCACGTGCCCTCCTCGCCGCATCGGACTGTAGGCGCCCACGTTAGAGGACTCCCCACCCGCAACAGCCACTGGCCACGCCGAGCCGACCCGAACGTGGTGCACGCTACGATTCGCGGAGGTTCCCGGGGGCCGTAGCCCAATTGGCAGAGGCACACGGTTTAGGTCCGTGCCAGTGAGAGTTCGAGTCTCTCCGGCCCCACTATGGGTCACAAACCCGAACCCTTTGGACACGCAGCAGCGGCAGTTCTACTCGGTCATCGTGGTCTTCCGGGGAGTTCGGGCGGAGTCCAGGTCGAGCCGTACTCCTGCGCGTACACGTGGGTCAGCTCGACGTCGAGGACGGTGGACACGCGGCCGAACGTCCAGTAGTAGCCGATGACGTGCAGCAACTCCACGATCTCCCGATCGGACAGGTGCTTCCGGGCCTCCGCGAACAGCGCGTCCGGGACGTCCGGACGGGTCACGACCTCCGCCACGAACCGGATGACGGCGCTGTCGGCCGCGGACAGCGCCGCGTTCCGGTAGTCCCGGTCACGGATGAGCCGCCTGATGTCGTCCCCGACATCGGCGGCCTGGGAGATGGGCACGTGCTGGGTCCAGACGAACTCCGACGAGACGAGGTCGGCCAGCGTGAGGATGGCCAGTTCCCTCGTGCGCACCGGTAGTTCGAGCGTGGTGTACAGCGCCTGGGCCAGTCCGAGCAGCGGACGGACGGTCGTGACCGAGTGGCTCAGCATCCGGAACATCGGGTCCGGTGGGAGGCCCGCCAGGAATTGGCGGACGTCCTCGGGGATGGTGCTCGCGTCGGGTTCGTTCAGCCGGGGCACAGTTTTTCTCCTTGAGGTGGGCGGGATCAGGCATCAGTCACCGGCCACATCGGATCGCCGCACGGTGAGGCCGATGAGCCGGCCGGCCGCGTCGAGCCGATCCAACGTGTCCACTGTGGTCACCAGTTCGCCGGCGGTCCGGGCGGGCAGGAGGCCGATGACGTTGTCGCGGAACTTCGCCTCCACCGCGGCCGCCCGGCCTGGGTCGTCCTGGTGGCCGCGGAACCCCTGCTGCAGGTGCGACAGCACACGACCGTCCCGGAGCGTGATGTCGATCCGGGCGCTGAGCACCGGCGAGCCAGGCGGAAAGTCGGCCTCGTAGGGCTGCACGAGGTCGACGACCCGCCGGATGCCGGGGTCTGCCAGCAGGTCCGCGTTGAGGTAGTCCGCGGGCCGGTTCGACCCGTGGACCAGCATCAACCCGACGCCGAACGCGGTGCTGAACTGGGCGGACACCGCGTCCCGCGGATGCGTGACGGTCGCGCCGTGGCCGATCGCGATGCGGGGCAGGCCGAGCCGGATGGCCGTGATCTCCCGCCAGTCCAGGCCGTCGCCGTCGCCGTCACTCAGCTGACGAAGGCCGTCGAGGACGGTGGCCGCCGAGCCGATCGTCGGGTACATCCGGAACGCGGTGTCGGTGATGTGGAACCGGTCCCACAGCGCCTCGATGCCGGCCGGGTCCGCTCCCTCCGCGAAGAGCCGCAGGAGCCCGCGCGTGCCTTCGACGATGGTGAGCGGTCCGGTGAGTCCCCGTTGGGCGAGCAGCGCGGCCTGTGAGCCGAGGCGGGCGGCCGATCCCGAGTGCATGCGTTTCACTTCGCCGCCACTGAACTCGTACTCCATGCCGCCACCGGCGTCGCTGGCGGCGATGGCCAGTGCGTGGGCGAGCTGCGCAGGTGTCAGGCCGAGGAGTTTCCCGGCCGTGGCCGCCGCGCCCAGCGTGCCCAGGATCTTGGAGCCGTGCCAGCCCCGGCCCACCATCCTGGCGACCGAGATGCCACCGAGCAGCGACATCACCTGCGCGCCGGCGACGATGGCCGTGATCACCTCGCGGCCGGAGGCGCCCGTCGTCTCGGCGAACGCCAGCGCCGGTGGGACCACGTGCGAGCCGATGTGCGCGGCGTACATGTGCACGTCGTCGAACTCGCTGCTGCCGGCCAAGGTCCCGTTGACGAATGCGGCGTACGGCGCGGCGGTCCGCGCGCCGGACAGCGCCACCGTGCTCTCCGGGACGGCCTTCATGGCCTCTACCAGCTGGATCTCGGGCTGGACGTGGGGCAGGGTGGCACCGTTGACCTGGAGCCCCAGCTGGTCCAGGACGAGCAGCTTCGTGGTGTCCACGGCGGCTCGCGGGATGTGTTCGTAACGGAGGCCGGAGACCCAGCCGGCCAGCCTCGTCGCGATGGTGGTGCCGGTCATGACTCCCCTTCGTCGCGTCGGTCATCGCTGGATGGACTTGACCTCGGTGAACTCCTCGACGCCGAGGCGGCCGAACTCGCGGCCGTGGCCGGACTGCTTGTAGCCGCCGAAGGGAGCGAGGAAGTTGAACTGCGCCCCGTTGATGTCGACCTGGCCGGTGCGCATCCGCTTCGCGACCCGCAACGCGCGTTCGGGCTCGCCGAACACCGCGCCCACGAGGCCGTAGATGGTGCTGTTGGCGATGGTGACGGCGTCTTCCTCGTCCTCGTAGGTGAGCACCGACAGAACCGGGCCGAAGATCTCCTCCTGCGCGATCACCGCGTCCGGGGCGACGTCGACGAAGACGGTCGGGCGGACGTAGGCGCCGTGCTCGAGGCCGGGAACCCGCCCGGGGCCGCCGACGACGAGCCGCGCGCCCTCCGCGATGCCACGCTCGATGTACCCGTTCACCCGCTGCCACTGGGTTTCCGAGGCGACGGGACCGATGCGGGTGGTCTCGTCGGCCGGGTCACCCACCGAGTACGCCGCGGCGGCCGCCTTGAGCAAGTCGACGATCTCGTCGCGCCGGGCGGCCGGCACGATCATGCGCGTCCAGGCGCCGCAGACCTGCCCGCTGTTGGTCCACGCGCTGGCCAGGGTGCGCTCGACGGCGAGACCCAGGTCCGCGTCGTCGAGCACGACGCTGGCCGACTTGCCGCCCAGTTCGAGGGCCACGCGCTTGACGGTGCCGGAGGCCAGGACCGAGATCCGCTTTCCCACCGCGGTCGAACCGGTGAAGCTGACCATGTCGACACCCGGATGGGTCGCGATCGCTTCTCCGACAACGGGTCCGCGCCCGTGGACGACGTTGAACACACCGTCGGGGATGCCGGCGTCCCGGGCCGCCTCGGCCAGGATGCGGGCGGTCAGCGGGGCGAGCTCCGCGGGCTTGTGGACCATCGTGTTGCCGGCGAGCAGGGCGGGTGCCAGCTTCGTCATGATCTGCTGGAGCGGGAAATTCCACGGGGTGATCGCCCCGACGACGCCGACCGGCTCCCGGATGACGAGGGAGTTGCCGACCTCCTCGGCCCACGGGATCTCGTCGGCGAGGCCCGCCACCGAACTGGCGACCGCGGGCGGCAGCGCGGCGTGGCCGAACCGCGCGAGGCTGATCGGGGCGCCGATCTCGGCCGAGATCGTGGTCGCGATCTCCTCGGTGCGGTCGCCGAGGCGGGCCGCGAGGTGCTGGATCAGGCCCGCCCGTTCGGCCGGGGAAGTCGCGGCCCAGCCGGGAAGCGCGGCGCGCGCCGCGGCGACCGCCTTGTCGACGTCCTCGGCAGTGCCGTCCGGCACGCTCGCGACCACGGTGCCGTCGGCGGGGTTCACCACGTCGATGACCGGGCCGCCGGTCCGCGCTTCCCGCCCGTCGATCCAGTGACCGGCAACGCTCTGGGTGGTTTTCGTGTCTGTCATGACTCCGACTGTGCTCATGCACGCACGCCACAGCCATGTCAAGAGTGTCCGTGGATAACGCCGCCCGGCGAGACGACACTGGGCCGGAGACGATGTCGGCGCCGAGCCGGAAAGGACACCGCACGACCATGGATCGTTCAGAGCTGGCGAACTTCCTCCGCGCCCGGCGCGCGGCCCTCCAACCGGAGGACGTCGGCCTGCCCCGGGGACCACGCCGCCGCACCGCGGGGCTCCGCCGGGAAGAAATCGCCGCGCTCAGCGGCGTCTCCAGCGACTACTACAGCCGCATCGAACAGCAGCGCGGCCCGCTGCCGTCCGAACAGATTCTCGCCGCGATCGCCCACGGCATGCACCTCACCCTCGAAGAGAGAGATCATCTCTTCCGGCTCGCGGGACATGGAACGCCGCAGCGCATCGTGCGTGGTGACCACATCAACGCGGGCCTGATGCGGATCTTCGACCGATTGCAGGACACTCCGGCGCAGGTCGAGAACGTCCTCGGTGAGACGCTCAAGCAGACGCCGCTGGCGGTCGCGCTGCTCGGCGACGAGTCCGCCTACATCGGGTTCGACCGCAGCCGGGTGTTCCGCTGGTTCACCAATCCCGCGGTCCACGAGCTGTTCCCCGAGGAAGACCACGAGCACCATGCGCGGATGCTGACCGCTCAGCTGTCCGCCGTCCACGCCAGGACGGGGAGGAACTCCCCCGCCGGCATCCTCGTGGAGACCCTGCGGAAACGCAGCCGGGAGTTCGCTGATCTCTGGGACGAGCACCCCGTCGTGGGCCCGTACTGCGAGCCCAAACGCCTGCTGCATCCCCAGTTCGGTGAGCTCGAGGTCTACGGGCAGACGCTGCTCGACCCCGACCAGTTCCAGATGCTGATGATCTTCACCGCCGTGCCGGGAACCGAGAGCCACGAGAAGCTCGAGCTGCTGTCGGTCATCGGCGCCCAACGACCGTGACAGCCTCGTGGTCACGTCACCCCGCGACGTCCACCAGAACCTTGCCGACCGCGCCGTTCTCCACCGCCCGGTGCGCGTCGGCGGTGCGGTCGAGCGGGAAGTGGACCAGCGGCAGGCCGTGTTCCTCGCCGACCGGCAGGGCGCCGTCGTGGAGTGCCGCGGCGACATCCTCGGCGGCTGCGGCGCGCACCTCCGGGCCGGCCGTGTAGAGCACCAGGAACTGCAAACGTGTGTTCAGCACCAGGTTCTGCAGCACGTTCAGCTCGACCGGCTTGCCACCGTCGTTGGCGTAGGTCGAGATCGTGCCGCGCGCCCGCAGCACGGCCAGGTCCAGCGCGAAGTTCGCGCCGAGCGCCACCTCGGCGACGATGTCGACGCCGTCCGGGGCGAACCCGCGGATCTCGGCGGCCGGGTCACCCTCGCGGTAGTTGACCACGTGGTGGGCCCCGGCGGCGGTGGCCAACCGGGCCTTCTCCGGACCGCTGACCGTGCTGATCACCGTGGCGCCGGCCCATCGGGCGAGCTGGATCACCGCGTGCCCGACCGCCCCGGCCCCGCCCGCGGCGAGCACCACGCGGCCGTCGAGCGCGCCGGGCCGCAGGCGGCGAGGCCCGTTCTCGGCGACGGTGAGCGCGCGATGCGCGGTGAGCGCGGGCACGCCGAGTGAGGCACCGGCGTCGAAACCGGCGTCTTCGGGCAGCGGCACGGCCTGCTCGGCGGGCACGACGGTGAACTCGGCGGCGGTGCCGGTGGGCCGCCCGGCGGTGGCCATGAACAGCCATACCCGCTGACCGGC
This genomic interval carries:
- a CDS encoding DUF3618 domain-containing protein codes for the protein MARDPETIEREIEQARTNLVATLDQLGTKANPQKLANAAKDGVRAKLDNPKVKYPLIGAGALIAVLLLRKLFR
- a CDS encoding carboxymuconolactone decarboxylase family protein; this translates as MPRLNEPDASTIPEDVRQFLAGLPPDPMFRMLSHSVTTVRPLLGLAQALYTTLELPVRTRELAILTLADLVSSEFVWTQHVPISQAADVGDDIRRLIRDRDYRNAALSAADSAVIRFVAEVVTRPDVPDALFAEARKHLSDREIVELLHVIGYYWTFGRVSTVLDVELTHVYAQEYGSTWTPPELPGRPR
- a CDS encoding MmgE/PrpD family protein, whose amino-acid sequence is MTGTTIATRLAGWVSGLRYEHIPRAAVDTTKLLVLDQLGLQVNGATLPHVQPEIQLVEAMKAVPESTVALSGARTAAPYAAFVNGTLAGSSEFDDVHMYAAHIGSHVVPPALAFAETTGASGREVITAIVAGAQVMSLLGGISVARMVGRGWHGSKILGTLGAAATAGKLLGLTPAQLAHALAIAASDAGGGMEYEFSGGEVKRMHSGSAARLGSQAALLAQRGLTGPLTIVEGTRGLLRLFAEGADPAGIEALWDRFHITDTAFRMYPTIGSAATVLDGLRQLSDGDGDGLDWREITAIRLGLPRIAIGHGATVTHPRDAVSAQFSTAFGVGLMLVHGSNRPADYLNADLLADPGIRRVVDLVQPYEADFPPGSPVLSARIDITLRDGRVLSHLQQGFRGHQDDPGRAAAVEAKFRDNVIGLLPARTAGELVTTVDTLDRLDAAGRLIGLTVRRSDVAGD
- a CDS encoding aldehyde dehydrogenase family protein; the protein is MTDTKTTQSVAGHWIDGREARTGGPVIDVVNPADGTVVASVPDGTAEDVDKAVAAARAALPGWAATSPAERAGLIQHLAARLGDRTEEIATTISAEIGAPISLARFGHAALPPAVASSVAGLADEIPWAEEVGNSLVIREPVGVVGAITPWNFPLQQIMTKLAPALLAGNTMVHKPAELAPLTARILAEAARDAGIPDGVFNVVHGRGPVVGEAIATHPGVDMVSFTGSTAVGKRISVLASGTVKRVALELGGKSASVVLDDADLGLAVERTLASAWTNSGQVCGAWTRMIVPAARRDEIVDLLKAAAAAYSVGDPADETTRIGPVASETQWQRVNGYIERGIAEGARLVVGGPGRVPGLEHGAYVRPTVFVDVAPDAVIAQEEIFGPVLSVLTYEDEEDAVTIANSTIYGLVGAVFGEPERALRVAKRMRTGQVDINGAQFNFLAPFGGYKQSGHGREFGRLGVEEFTEVKSIQR
- a CDS encoding helix-turn-helix transcriptional regulator → MDRSELANFLRARRAALQPEDVGLPRGPRRRTAGLRREEIAALSGVSSDYYSRIEQQRGPLPSEQILAAIAHGMHLTLEERDHLFRLAGHGTPQRIVRGDHINAGLMRIFDRLQDTPAQVENVLGETLKQTPLAVALLGDESAYIGFDRSRVFRWFTNPAVHELFPEEDHEHHARMLTAQLSAVHARTGRNSPAGILVETLRKRSREFADLWDEHPVVGPYCEPKRLLHPQFGELEVYGQTLLDPDQFQMLMIFTAVPGTESHEKLELLSVIGAQRP
- a CDS encoding NADPH:quinone reductase, whose protein sequence is MKAIVYRDNGSPDVLQLVDRDRPEPGPGEVRVRVAVSGVNPTDWQARSGATGPKRFPEVTPHLDGAGVIDAVGAGVDRSRAGQRVWLFMATAGRPTGTAAEFTVVPAEQAVPLPEDAGFDAGASLGVPALTAHRALTVAENGPRRLRPGALDGRVVLAAGGAGAVGHAVIQLARWAGATVISTVSGPEKARLATAAGAHHVVNYREGDPAAEIRGFAPDGVDIVAEVALGANFALDLAVLRARGTISTYANDGGKPVELNVLQNLVLNTRLQFLVLYTAGPEVRAAAAEDVAAALHDGALPVGEEHGLPLVHFPLDRTADAHRAVENGAVGKVLVDVAG